In Meiothermus ruber DSM 1279, the following proteins share a genomic window:
- a CDS encoding aldehyde dehydrogenase family protein yields MQTHPSKYGKALEIGHLIGGEEVFEGPWLERHNPADRADLVARFPEAPKETLRKAAQAAQKAFQEWSRTPAPVRGAVLMNLAEVLTREKATLVRLMVREVGKTFKEAGGDVQEAIDTAIFFASEGRRLYGQTVPSEMKNKELFTFRRPVGVVGMITAGNFPIAVPSWKLIPAVLTGNTVVWKPSDDSPALSYVLVKLFEEAGLPPGVINVVFGGGKDSTGQWLVELMDEGLLNKFAFTGSTAVGRWIGEVAGRNLLRPTLELGGKNPLVVLRDSDLELAVEGAWWSAFATGGQRCTSAGNIIVEAPIYDEFKKRFLEKTESTVVGNPLEHPEVTYGPFINARLYERWVEHYSWGQADGATLLFGKARITASNPYPRFKGDPEAGLFGWPTVWEARPGMRQFEQEIFGPTINLVRVDGLDEAIQVANAHPYGLSSAVYTNRRDWAYRFKTEIKAGMTSINNSTVGAEAHLPFGGIRGSGNGARESGVWVIEEYTYWQAVNEEYSGRLQLAQMDTDYTQPRTPTNWSELLG; encoded by the coding sequence ATGCAGACACACCCCAGCAAATACGGTAAAGCCCTGGAAATAGGCCATCTGATTGGGGGAGAGGAGGTGTTCGAGGGCCCTTGGCTCGAGCGCCACAACCCCGCCGACCGCGCCGACCTGGTAGCCCGCTTCCCCGAAGCCCCCAAAGAAACCCTGCGCAAGGCGGCCCAGGCGGCCCAGAAAGCCTTCCAGGAATGGTCGCGCACCCCCGCGCCGGTGCGCGGGGCGGTGCTGATGAACCTGGCCGAGGTGCTGACCCGCGAAAAAGCCACCCTGGTACGGCTGATGGTGCGCGAGGTGGGCAAGACCTTCAAAGAAGCCGGTGGGGATGTGCAGGAGGCCATTGACACCGCTATCTTCTTCGCCTCGGAAGGCCGCCGGCTCTACGGCCAGACCGTGCCCAGCGAGATGAAGAACAAGGAGCTCTTCACCTTCCGCCGGCCCGTCGGGGTGGTGGGGATGATTACGGCGGGCAACTTTCCCATCGCGGTGCCTTCCTGGAAGCTGATCCCGGCCGTTCTGACCGGCAACACCGTGGTCTGGAAGCCCTCCGACGATTCGCCCGCGCTGTCGTATGTACTGGTGAAGCTATTTGAGGAGGCGGGCCTGCCCCCAGGGGTGATCAACGTGGTGTTTGGCGGGGGCAAGGACTCCACGGGCCAGTGGCTGGTGGAGCTGATGGACGAGGGGCTGCTGAACAAGTTTGCCTTTACCGGAAGCACCGCGGTGGGGCGCTGGATTGGCGAGGTGGCGGGCCGCAACCTGCTGCGCCCGACCCTCGAGCTCGGCGGCAAAAACCCCCTGGTGGTGCTGCGCGACAGCGACCTCGAGCTGGCTGTGGAAGGGGCCTGGTGGAGCGCTTTCGCCACCGGCGGCCAGCGCTGCACCAGCGCCGGCAACATCATCGTGGAGGCGCCCATCTACGACGAGTTCAAAAAGCGCTTCCTGGAGAAAACCGAGTCGACGGTGGTGGGGAACCCGCTCGAGCACCCCGAGGTCACCTATGGGCCTTTTATCAACGCCCGCCTGTACGAGCGCTGGGTCGAGCACTATAGCTGGGGCCAGGCCGACGGCGCTACGCTGCTTTTTGGCAAAGCCCGCATAACCGCCTCGAACCCCTACCCCCGCTTCAAGGGCGACCCCGAGGCGGGCCTGTTCGGCTGGCCTACGGTCTGGGAGGCCCGGCCGGGGATGCGGCAGTTTGAACAGGAGATCTTCGGCCCGACCATCAACCTGGTGCGGGTGGATGGGCTGGACGAGGCCATCCAGGTGGCCAACGCCCACCCCTACGGGCTCTCGAGCGCGGTCTACACCAACCGCCGCGACTGGGCCTACCGCTTCAAAACCGAGATTAAGGCCGGCATGACCAGCATCAACAACTCCACCGTGGGGGCCGAGGCTCACCTGCCGTTTGGGGGTATCCGGGGCAGCGGCAACGGTGCGCGGGAGAGCGGCGTCTGGGTGATCGAGGAATACACCTACTGGCAGGCGGTGAACGAGGAGTACTCCGGCAGGCTGCAACTGGCCCAGATGGACACCGACTACACCCAGCCCCGCACACCAACCAACTGGAGCGAGCTGCTGGGATAG
- a CDS encoding RsmD family RNA methyltransferase — translation MLRILGGTAKGVALKVPESARPSPVRLRKALFDFLRFRYPRRGRFLDLYAGSGAVGLEAASEGFETTLVEKDRQAIQFLRENATKARLKVRIEGMPVERYLQEARRQGLRFTVAFMAPPYPHDLLQDFERLLEARVVEAGGLYILQHPTDLHLPMGERRVYGYNCLTIIEADMFEPPE, via the coding sequence ATGCTGCGCATTTTAGGTGGAACTGCCAAAGGCGTGGCCCTGAAGGTGCCGGAATCGGCGCGGCCCAGCCCGGTGCGGCTGCGCAAGGCCCTCTTCGATTTTTTGCGCTTTAGGTACCCCCGCCGGGGCCGCTTCCTGGATTTGTACGCGGGTAGCGGCGCGGTGGGCCTCGAGGCCGCCTCGGAGGGCTTTGAAACCACCTTGGTGGAAAAGGATCGGCAGGCTATCCAGTTCCTGAGGGAGAATGCCACCAAGGCCCGCCTGAAGGTTCGGATCGAGGGGATGCCGGTGGAGCGCTACTTGCAAGAAGCCAGGCGGCAAGGGCTGCGCTTCACGGTGGCTTTTATGGCCCCGCCCTATCCCCACGACCTGTTGCAGGATTTTGAACGGCTGCTCGAGGCGCGGGTGGTCGAAGCCGGTGGGTTGTACATCCTGCAGCACCCCACCGACCTGCACCTGCCGATGGGGGAGCGACGGGTGTATGGCTACAACTGCCTCACCATCATCGAGGCCGACATGTTCGAGCCGCCGGAATGA
- a CDS encoding FxLYD domain-containing protein, which translates to MKRFLVVVSALMVVGMAVAQSSPYRLRVLSWSCQAFARGVLIQGTVRNISPRPLQDLRVSARVIGPGLRMAANSAPLQDRNLMPGESARFELRVRTNFDSVSRCELWFRNPRVIQIATLVPNPR; encoded by the coding sequence ATGAAGCGTTTTCTAGTGGTTGTCAGCGCCCTCATGGTTGTAGGGATGGCTGTTGCGCAGTCGAGCCCCTACCGCTTGAGGGTGCTGTCCTGGAGCTGTCAGGCCTTTGCACGCGGGGTGCTGATTCAGGGCACGGTGCGCAATATCAGCCCCCGGCCTTTGCAGGACTTGCGGGTGAGTGCTCGAGTGATTGGCCCAGGGCTGCGCATGGCCGCTAACTCGGCGCCCCTGCAGGATCGCAACCTAATGCCGGGGGAGTCGGCGCGCTTTGAGCTGCGGGTTCGCACCAATTTTGATTCGGTGAGCCGTTGTGAGCTGTGGTTCCGCAATCCTCGAGTGATCCAGATCGCCACCCTGGTGCCCAATCCCCGTTGA
- the coaD gene encoding pantetheine-phosphate adenylyltransferase — MHVVYPGSFDPLHNGHFDVIQRASRHFAKVTVAVLENPSKRGLWLFTPLERVEIIRRAVASARLANVEVDTFNGLLAEYMKQIGSRVIVKGLRAVSDYENELQMAHLNRQYGNHPETFFIMAATRWSFVSSTMVKEIARYGGDVSKLVPPATVEALREKLSSVEK, encoded by the coding sequence ATGCACGTGGTTTACCCTGGCAGTTTCGACCCTTTGCATAACGGGCATTTTGACGTGATCCAGCGGGCCTCGAGGCACTTTGCAAAGGTCACGGTGGCGGTGCTCGAGAACCCCTCCAAGCGGGGTTTATGGCTGTTCACGCCCCTGGAGCGCGTGGAGATTATCCGACGGGCGGTGGCCTCGGCCCGGCTTGCCAACGTGGAAGTGGATACCTTCAACGGCCTTCTGGCCGAGTATATGAAGCAGATTGGCTCGAGGGTCATCGTCAAGGGATTGCGGGCGGTCTCCGACTACGAGAACGAACTGCAGATGGCCCACCTGAACCGCCAGTACGGCAACCACCCCGAGACTTTTTTCATCATGGCGGCCACCCGTTGGTCGTTTGTCTCCTCCACCATGGTCAAGGAGATCGCCCGCTACGGGGGCGATGTGTCGAAGTTGGTACCACCTGCTACGGTAGAGGCTTTGCGGGAAAAACTCAGCTCTGTGGAGAAGTGA